Within Chitinispirillum alkaliphilum, the genomic segment AAAGCAATACTATCGAAAAATGGCATCGCACCGTCTCCAGACAGGAATAAACTTTCATGGAAAAAGTTCATCATGTCACACCTTGAAGTCACATGGGCTTGTGACTATTTTACCGAAAAAGTTCTTACACCGGCCGGCTTTATGACCTGCTATGTGCTTTTCTTCATTCATCTTGGAACGAGAAGAATCCATTTCGCAGGTTGTAGCTACAATCCAGATTACAAATGGGTTGCACAACAAGGCAGGAATTTTTCCATGTTCCTTGGTGAAAACCCGGAATATAAATGTAAATATCTCATTCACGACAGGGATACTAATTTTATTGCCCTCGATCATGTGTTGGAAAAAGATAAAATCAAGATCAAAAAGGCCTCTGTAAGATCGCCGTGGCAGAATGGTTACGCTGAACGGGTCGTCAGAGAGTGCCGGGAAGTACTTGATTACATGATTATTCTTGGACAATACCACCTGATACACGTTATGAGAAAAATTGAAAAGCACCATAACTTCCAGCGGCCACATCAGGGAATTGAGAACTGTGTCCCGATGGGTTTTGAATATCCTGATTCTCCCGGAACAATCGATCATATTGAATGTGAAGAGATGCTTGGTGGTATGCTGAAGCATTATTATGTGAAACAGGCTGCCTGAAAGTTCACTCCCTCTGACAGAATATTCCACACTGCTATGTATAGCCTTGCGATTGCTATATATGTTCTGTGCTAATTTGCTGATTTTTAACCTGAGTTTTCATAGAACGGATGACTTTCAGATGTGTTTACAGGATCTACACGCCTGTATTTTCAGTGGTTTAGGACCATTTTGGTTTTTGCACCTTACATGATTGTTGTCACTGATTCGTGTTGTTTGGAGCTTGGTTAGGCGAAAGGTTTCATCATCATATTCATATTCGGTAAAGTTTGATTACCGTAATCTATTCTTTTCCGCTGTCCCTTAACATTGTAGCATATGCATGTTACAAAATCGGTAAAATCAGTTTCATTTTTAAGCTGCACCCTAACCTTGTTGAGCGTACCGAACGAAATCCCGTAAGTAACCATTCGTACTTAGGTTTCACATAATACTGATAACATTCGTATTTACTGTTGAAATAAGTTAGTTTTTACCATTCATACTCGGCCAAAAAGTCTGTTACTTTCTGTTTCCAATATGCGAATTCTTCATTGAGATTATCTGGCTGTGTTTTCATCATATCATACAAATTCCTACCAAACCTATCGGTTAAAGTTGGATCAGCTCCCAATTTTAACAACCGATAAATAGTATCATATTGATTATGTACCATTCCAGCAGCCATAGGAGTATACCCACCTTTATCCTGAAGATTAATGTCAGCTCCGAACCGAATCAACAATTCAACAAAATCTTTCTTTCTCGCTGCAACACATACTGATAGAATTGGTCTTGTTTTCAGCGGAACAGTTGTGTTCGGGTCTGCTCCGTTTCTTAATAAGAGCTGCAAATAATGTATATCTTTGGCCATAGCCGCAAATGCAACAACCGAATACCCCCGATCATTTTTAAGATTGGGATCAGCACCATTTCTTATGAGAAATTCAAAGCTATCCTTTCTAAATTTCAGAAAAGCCCAGGTTAAAAAGTTGATACCATCCTTTCCTTGAGCATTGATATCCAAGCCGTTGTTGATTATGGAACGCATTTTTTTGGTGTTCCCACGTTCGATTGCCTTGGCAAATTCAATCTCCATATCTTTTGAAAAGAATTCTTCTGCTTTCATTCTTCTCATATTTAATAAAGCTATAAACTGC encodes:
- a CDS encoding Mobile element protein gives rise to the protein MKLLFFYGSLLYVCIFYNRLAMYYLSYFLSCSHALVLSYPRASLLTERSQMSKPTNNHTLQLPIIDLKKLLPQDLAKVNEYYRILKTILISKLPKRISLNDHERHQLALAALEIKNCIGQKSFFSLDLLFSPETLLKWYRKMKAKASTYNNTSKKPGRPPVPDETVNLALKLANDNTWGYERISAELKKLGHDICPNTVKAILSKNGIAPSPDRNKLSWKKFIMSHLEVTWACDYFTEKVLTPAGFMTCYVLFFIHLGTRRIHFAGCSYNPDYKWVAQQGRNFSMFLGENPEYKCKYLIHDRDTNFIALDHVLEKDKIKIKKASVRSPWQNGYAERVVRECREVLDYMIILGQYHLIHVMRKIEKHHNFQRPHQGIENCVPMGFEYPDSPGTIDHIECEEMLGGMLKHYYVKQAA
- a CDS encoding Ankyrin; protein product: MPQSLSQFIALLNMRRMKAEEFFSKDMEIEFAKAIERGNTKKMRSIINNGLDINAQGKDGINFLTWAFLKFRKDSFEFLIRNGADPNLKNDRGYSVVAFAAMAKDIHYLQLLLRNGADPNTTVPLKTRPILSVCVAARKKDFVELLIRFGADINLQDKGGYTPMAAGMVHNQYDTIYRLLKLGADPTLTDRFGRNLYDMMKTQPDNLNEEFAYWKQKVTDFLAEYEW